The following coding sequences lie in one Oncorhynchus kisutch isolate 150728-3 linkage group LG27, Okis_V2, whole genome shotgun sequence genomic window:
- the plppr5a gene encoding phospholipid phosphatase-related protein type 5a, which translates to MLYFQLVIMAGTVMLAYYFEYTDTFNVHVQGFFCYDNAYTKPYLGPEASSAVPPAILYAVVCGVPSLLITAIESLLFLLQYVSEDLDNREKIIVMGDCCYLNPLVRRTFRFLGVYAFGLFSTDIFVNAGQVVTGNLSPHFLTVCKPNYTALGCVQTARFVNQQGACTGNEDDIMHARKSFPSKEAALSVYAALYTAMYITLKVKAKGTKLAKPLLSLGLMCLAFLTGINRVVEYRNHWCDVIAGFIIGGAIAVFMVLGVVQNFKGKSLLNEIPPEESVVSSIPMMGQPRIMDNTMEKYIASQNPITFAEVT; encoded by the exons ATGCTTTACTTCCAGCTGGTGATCATGGCAGGGACTGTCATGTTGGCTTACTACTTTGAGTACACCGACACTTTCAACGTGCACGTCCAAGGGTTTTTCTGCTATGACAATGCATACACGAAGCCCTACCTTGGACCAGAGGCGTCCAGCGCTGTTCCTCCTGCCATACTCTATGCAGTGGTCTGCGGAGTGCCGTCGCTTCTG ATCACAGCCATAGAGTCGTTGTTGTTTCTGCTCCAGTATGTGTCAGAGGACCTGGACAATCGGGAGAAGATCATTGTCATGGGAGACTGCTGTTACCTCAACCCTCTGGTGCGCAGGACCTTCCGCTTCCTGG gtGTGTACGCTTTTGGCCTTTTCTCCACTGACATATTTGTGAACGCGGGCCAAGTGGTGACGGGGAACCTGTCCCCCCACTTCCTGACGGTGTGTAAGCCCAACTACACAGCCCTGGGCTGCGTGCAGACCGCCCGCTTCGTCAACCAACAGGGGGCGTGCACGGGCAACGAGGACGACATCATGCACGCCCGCAAATCCTTCCCCTCCAAAGAGGCGGCGCTCAGTGTCTATGCCGCACTCTACACAGCG ATGTACATCACGTTAAAAGTGAAGGCCAAGGGGACCAAGCTGGCCAAGCCACTCCTATCTCTGGGACTTATGTGTCTGGCCTTCCTCacaggaatcaacagggtagtgGAGTACCGCAACCACTGGTGTGACGTCATCGCCGGGTTTATCATCGGAGGGGCCATAGCAGTCTTCATG GTTCTAGGGGTGGTGCAGAACTTCAAAGGGAAGAGCCTGCTGAATGAGATCCCGCCGGAGGAGAGCGTGGTCAGCAGTATTCCTATGATGGGCCAGCCCAGGATCATGGACAACACAATGGAGAAGTACATAGCCTCACAG